In Methanorbis rubei, the DNA window GTATTAAGATAACCAACCGTTTTTGCATTTTTCAGTATGCAGTAGAACACGGATGCCACCTCGTCAGGAAACACGAGTCGCCCACAAAAAAACGGAACGCATGCTCGCAACTTCGCGGAAAAAACACTAAATACATGGAATTCAACTAAACAATGTACTTTCAGAAAAAGATTTAGTTGGCTTTTTTTTCTGAAAAGCGCAAGTTGGTATGAAATCGCATAAGAAAAAGGGATTCTCTGTCCTTGGTTTTATATGGGGCAACCACGGAACACACTGAATACACGGAATTCCGTGTGTTCAGTGTGTTCCGTGGTTACTCCAAGCGAGACCACCTACAGAAAAAAAGAAATGATTTTTTTAGTAGTGAGAAACCCGCTCACAGCTCAATAACACTTCGTCCGCCGCCGGTGATGCACTCCCCGCCGCCAGGCCTGACCACATAGGTGTCCTCAACGCCAACCGTCCCGACTCCCGCAACACCTGCCTTCGGCTCAAGAGCGATGACCATGTTCTCTGCAAGCGGCGCATCAAATCCTCGTGCGATCACCGGCCACTCGTTCACCACGAGGCCGATGCCGTGGCCGAGGAAGGAAACACTGCGCTCTTTGTATCCCATGAAGTTCTCTGCAAGTGCAGGGCTTAGACTCGCGACAATTTCTGCATAGATCTCTGAAGGAATGTTTCCGGGTGCAAGAAGTGCGGCAGCGTCCCTCTGAACCCTGATGCACTCCTCATGCAGTTCGAGGGCATGTTCAGGCAGCCGTCCGCCAAAGGAGTAGACCTGCGTCTTGTCGGTGTGGTAACCGCCGATACCGTAGCCAATGTCAACAAACACCATATCCCCTTTTCCAAGAACCCGTCTGCGGCTTCCAACCGAAGGAATCGCAGCAGACATGCCGCCCATGCCGCCTGGTCCGTCGAAGTTGGTCGGCTCAAGTGTCTGCGTGCCAAAAGCAATCTGGCCGATCTGCATCTCAGTCCCAAACCCGGAGAACCGCACAATTCCCTGATAGTTCATATCCATCATCGCACGGTAGAGCTCGCCAAACATCTGTGCCTCGTTCATTCCTTCGTACACAATCTCAGGAACAACTTCCATGAAGAGTTTGTCATGCTCGCGGCCGGCTTCCCGCAGGAACGTGAGTTCATACTGACTTTTCACTGCCCGCAGGTTCAGAAGAACTGCGTCCAGAGGTAAAATATTTTCAAAGGAAAAGTACTTCCGCAGCCGTTCCATCATTGCAAGCGGCACCTGCTCGGTCTCAACAAATGTTTTTCCAAGGTCCTGCGGCAGATGCTCCCGCATCTCGCGGTAGCTCTTCATCGGATAAATTTCCTCAACCGGCGACTCAGACCTCGCCCGCTCAAAACTGCGCCGCACAAAAAACTGCCCATCCCCATCCCGCCGCAGAACGAGAACTCCGTCCTGAATGGTGCCGGTCAGATAATACTGACTTACTCTGCTGAAAACAAGTGCCGTGTCCCAGCCCATGCCGGAGGAGTCAAGCGCCGAAATAAGATTGGATATCCTGTTCTTCGACTCGGATTTGGGAAGTGTCTGGTCCATCAAAATCTTCATACAGGTTTGTTCTTTCCGGTTTTAAGATTGCGGGTTGTTGAATGGTTTTGCACCAAATATCTGAAAACCCTTCGTACTCTATGAGAGATATGGGTCTTTGACGTGTGGTCTTGTTTTGAATAATCACGTGATGCACGGAATTAGACGGAGCTTCACTGAAAATGTACTCTCACAAAAAGATTTAGTCGATTTTTTTCTGGAAAAAAGTAAGTGGGTAAGCGGCGAGTGGGCATGATGAGAAAAGGAAACCGCAAATCCACGCTCACCACTTACCCTCTTACTTTTTCCAGAAAAAAAATCGACTAAATCATTTTGTGGTATCACAGTGTTTTGTGCACTCCGTGGCTGCTTCTAGAGAAACCAAGGACACAAAATCCCAAACAAATTCCTGATCGTCCAGCACACATCACAACCAATCAAGCACCATCCCCGAAATCACCGGCGTTGCAAACGTCTCCACAAGAGCCGCGACTACCAAAAGCGGCAGAACAACCAGTAAAAACCGCGTGCCGTACCAAAGGCATGTAGTCCCTGCATTATCCCTGCCCTGCGCATCAAGATACAGTGACCTGCCCATCTGCAATCCGAGGGCCGACGCCATCAGCATCGCGGCAATCTCAAAAATACCATGGGGAACAATCGTCGCCGCAAACACCGACAGATCATATCCGCGAAGCATAACGCCTGAAATATTGCCGATAACATACCCGTTTGAGACCAGCACAAACAGCGTCACCGCACCAAATGTCACCCCTCCGATGAAAAGAATCAGGCAGACCTTCACATTATTAAAAAAAATCTGCCAGGACAACAGGGCCGGAGCCTCCGTATCCAGCTCCGTAGTTGAGCTCTGAAATGTTCCTACAATATCGTCAGCCGCGTCCGGCTCACTGATGGACGACACGTATCCGTAGCAGCAGGTCCCAAAGAACAGGGCCGCTACTACCGCGAGTGCGATCAGATACATGCGCCGATCAGACATCATCAGATGAAGAGCACCATCCTTAAAATATCCCGCACGCCCGGCGCAAACCCGACCGTAATCATCGCAAGCAGCACCAGATGCCAGATCTCATCCATCCCTTCCTCGTTCCGGAACTTCTCCAGAATCCAGATCGCAGGAAGCAGCACAACAACCTTCAGCGGAAACATCACAAACGCAGTTCCCGTCAGCTGAATCAGCCCGTCGCCGAGAACATGCTGCTCAATATAATGCATCGGATGCAGCTCCAGCGCAAAACTTGTCGCAGACGCGTCCAGCAGCTGACCGAATATCAGAATCTTGTAAAGCGGATGCGTCACATACTCCCAGTTCAACCCGTAGCGCACCAAGGCCCAGAAAATCAGGGACACGGCCGCCGCCATCGCAAGAATACATCCCGCAACCCAGAGGGCAAGCTCAGTCTGCGTCAGTCCCCACCAGCACAGAAACGCCAACGTCACAAGATTTGACGCAACACCAATCCAGAAGTACGGCTTTGCATACGACTCAACAACCCCGTGCGTCTCAAGAGACCGGGAGATAATCAGCACGAAAATCGTGTACAGCAGCACAACGAAAAATATCGGCGGCGTAACAAACAGCACCCACCATGGCTCAGGGATGCAGCCGGTATCCTCAACAACACGAAGCACGCCGCCGAAAACCACAAACGGCATCGTCGCAACAATCAGCTGCGTATCAACCTTGATGTTATTTGCCCGCGTCCAGCGGTAAAGAAGATAAAGGGTGACGAGCAACAAGATTGCACACGTGATCGTCAAGTAAATATTATACGGCTGATCCTCCAGGACTGCATCGATATAATATTTTTGTATGAACGCATTTATTCCAATAAA includes these proteins:
- a CDS encoding M24 family metallopeptidase, which gives rise to MKILMDQTLPKSESKNRISNLISALDSSGMGWDTALVFSRVSQYYLTGTIQDGVLVLRRDGDGQFFVRRSFERARSESPVEEIYPMKSYREMREHLPQDLGKTFVETEQVPLAMMERLRKYFSFENILPLDAVLLNLRAVKSQYELTFLREAGREHDKLFMEVVPEIVYEGMNEAQMFGELYRAMMDMNYQGIVRFSGFGTEMQIGQIAFGTQTLEPTNFDGPGGMGGMSAAIPSVGSRRRVLGKGDMVFVDIGYGIGGYHTDKTQVYSFGGRLPEHALELHEECIRVQRDAAALLAPGNIPSEIYAEIVASLSPALAENFMGYKERSVSFLGHGIGLVVNEWPVIARGFDAPLAENMVIALEPKAGVAGVGTVGVEDTYVVRPGGGECITGGGRSVIEL
- a CDS encoding stage II sporulation protein M; translation: MMSDRRMYLIALAVVAALFFGTCCYGYVSSISEPDAADDIVGTFQSSTTELDTEAPALLSWQIFFNNVKVCLILFIGGVTFGAVTLFVLVSNGYVIGNISGVMLRGYDLSVFAATIVPHGIFEIAAMLMASALGLQMGRSLYLDAQGRDNAGTTCLWYGTRFLLVVLPLLVVAALVETFATPVISGMVLDWL
- a CDS encoding DUF63 family protein, which codes for MFIGINAFIQKYYIDAVLEDQPYNIYLTITCAILLLVTLYLLYRWTRANNIKVDTQLIVATMPFVVFGGVLRVVEDTGCIPEPWWVLFVTPPIFFVVLLYTIFVLIISRSLETHGVVESYAKPYFWIGVASNLVTLAFLCWWGLTQTELALWVAGCILAMAAAVSLIFWALVRYGLNWEYVTHPLYKILIFGQLLDASATSFALELHPMHYIEQHVLGDGLIQLTGTAFVMFPLKVVVLLPAIWILEKFRNEEGMDEIWHLVLLAMITVGFAPGVRDILRMVLFI